The Juglans regia cultivar Chandler chromosome 1, Walnut 2.0, whole genome shotgun sequence nucleotide sequence ATATACGGAGAGCTGGGGAGGTGGGATGAGGTTCGAAAGGTAAGGAAGAAGTTGCAGGAGCAGAGTTCTTATAAAACTCCAGGTTGCAGTTGGATTGAAGTTGACAACCaagtttatcaattttattctGCTGATAAATCGCATTACAAAACAgaagaaatatacaaaattttggaaagtctacttgattttgttattttgaagTGAGGTCGGCAACGGTTCTCTCTCTTATTCAGTTCGCTACTCTTCTCTCTACAACTAAGAGGAGATGGGAGTGGGAGCAAAGAAATTATCGCTATCTGCATCAGAGTGCATGGAAGCTCtgattgttattatatataggaTATAATTGGCAAATTCTTTAATTCAATGCAAGTGGAGAGTTATGTCATTTCCCCCTCGAAACCATGGTTAATGCTCTAACAGACTCGGAGAGATTTGAGGTTAATCGAGGAAATAGTATGACTTAGGAGTAACTTTAGGAGATTACATCAGCAAAGGCTGCAACAagactcaaaaaagaaaaaggagaaaaaagaagtgaaaCTGAAACTCTTTATTCATACTGAAAAGCCACATAACCATAGTTTGCTCGCTAAGAAGTTGTCCATAGTTTTAAAGCTCCTGCTTGGCCTTACTGCTGCACTTTGGATTTGGCTGGTTCGTCCTCTTCTGCAGCAATGCTGACCACCCTGGGGCTCTTGATCTTGTCAGGGGACAACTTGGGCAATGTCAAAGTGAGCTCACCGTTCTCCAGCTTGGCCTTGACAGAATCCAGGTCCACATTCTCAGGCAACCGGAACTGCCTCCAGAACTTGCCATAGGATCTCTCCATCCGGTGCCAGTGCTccccttttttttcctcctccctCTTCCTTTCTCCGCTCACTCTCAGCACCCGCTCATCCACCTCGATCTTCAGATCCTCCTGCTTCAATCCCGGCACATCCAGCTTTATAACATGACCTTCCGGCGTCTCTTTCCAGTCTACCCTGGCCGGAGACAGTGCCAAAGCGATGTCTTCCTTGTCAAGGCCAACTGGGAGTTGCTCCAATACTCGGAACGGGTCTGTCCATATATCAGCTAAAATACTCCCCGGACGCTCTATGAGTGGCAGCAAAGACCCATTGGAGAACCGAACAAGAGTACAGAGTAAGAGAAACGAAGCGAGGACATGCTTTACTTGTGCTTTCATTTTTCCTCTTGCTGCTTATTGTGTGCGCTGAAACTATATTGGGTTATTTAGATTGATTGATCTCAGAGATTTTTTATAGAAGTAGGAGAAGGCTGATCTTGTATGGCAGTGTGCAATGTTTATCTCACCTTTGAAGAGGGAATGGGAGGCCATGCTATTTATTATTACGCGGGGAAGGGACAGGCATTAGACGTTGGAAAACTTTGGAGAGGTCTAGAGAAATAGGGAAGGTTCCAGCATTACTTTCTCCGCTGAGCTTTTACAAGTAGAGAAGGGAGGGTGCAAGATCTTTCCAACATGTTCCAGACAATTCGTGTCCCCTTCTTTcggtttaatatttttttgaatttgaggttcaagtgattgaaaaagtagcaCATAAAAGtgacttctaaatattttttactctcACCGTGTAAATATTTCGGacgtatttaaaaaaataataaatattttttattccactTCTATTTAGACTTCTTAAGTTCTAAAGAACTTAAGAGTGTTTTTGTgagttcaaatattttattataccCTATTCAATAGTGtggaaatattaaaagaaagaaaaatgttttagtcataaaaaaaaattacaaaaaaaaatttgcaaattGACGTACCTAAATGTATGTTAgcttataaatctatttttattacaaagtaaatataacatattatacgaaattatattaatttatatatttattttttttataattttttattactgtAACACTTATTTATTCCAAATTTTCACTCGACATTCCATGTTCCATGAAGAAATGGGCCCGTTGGACCTTTCCCATTTTTGCCGAACGGTACCTGAGACTTTCGGGCGAGCCCAAGGCTCTTTTGCTGAATAAATTAGCATGCGTGCAAATGGCCCATGCatcctctctctccttcaatCCTTTAAGAGGACAAGGTTTGCGTGAGTTGCACGACCTCCGACTGCTTATGCTTCGAAAGAGTAGGATGCCTTGCTGAAAGTTCTACTCATCAGGCGATCCTCCCctaaatggggaaaaaaaaaaaaaattgaattgagggAGTGAGAGGAGATATCTATAATTGTTTTTAAGAATCACTGTCTGATCTTTTTATGTGTGGATTGGATTATATGAAGATGTTATGCAGACATGTACTGAGTTCCGTATCTTTCATACGTAGTTAGCGAAAGGTCGTTATATGTGATATCGAATCGAAGTTCATATGAACCAATGACCCAAGGATATAGAATCTTGCAGATTTTAACTGATGTTTTATCGGCCCCTCTCCGAGTAACAAAGGGTCCAGTTCTGGATGATTCACAGCCATATCTAATTTAGTTTTTGGCAGTAGCTGCATCAAAGATAAACACTAAATTAAGAAGCAATGGCAGCAACTCGATCGAGTGGTGAGAAGATTTGACCATCAATTTGAAGTCTCCCCCCATGCCAATTTCCCTGAAAAATGGACCAACCCAGCAAGCAAACCATGCAAGAGAAGATGGGTCGTTGATGGGGGGTTTCACTGATACACCCAAAGCTGCTCCAGCTGTACCCTACTCGTAAGGTCCCTTTCAATCTTATTCACCATATGGGCGGGTAATGGGCCAGTGTTTCTATCTCGATCCTTAACGTTTGCAGAACTAATGAGATGAGAAGGTGGATGCAACCCGGAGGCTTATTATTAAACCAAACATAAGACATTGAATAAGTTTTGGTGTTTTCAAATCCTAGAGACTAGTAGAGACACAGCAATAAATCCGGCCTTGCCTCCTCCTTAGcatcagtatatatatacttggttCCCTCCTTGCAAATGGCCTATCTAAACAGGAAGCTATACTACAAAGGAAAAGAATGTAGCTTTCAGGTGCATGCTGGCTGCTcagaataaaatgaaaaagatgcaTGCAGGCTGGCTGGCTTAGCCAGGACGATGTCCGCTCCCTTGATCCTGAAAGCAGGAATGAGCTTGTGAGTTTATATACAAAACTTCTTTCTTTCCATATTTTGTTATTACCTCAACATTCCGTGCATTGATTCACTTCATTTTGCGTTGGCTATTACCAGCATTTCATGTCTTGTTTcacttcatttgttttttggtCGCTTGTATCCATAGGGTCACTCACATATAGTTGAGGAGATAGTTGTGTGTTCCCTAAAGCATTCAAGAACTACCTTAGATATATCTCAGctaaagaggaagaagaagaagataatatgaaaataaaatgcgACGTATGCGAGAAATTGGAGGCAGAGGTGCTATGTTGTGCGGATGAAGCGGTACTATGCAGGGGATGCGACGAGAAGGTGCATGCAGCTAACAAGCTGTCACAAAAGCATGAGCGTGTCCGTCTTGTCAAACACCCATTGTCGTCTTCATCATCCTCCTCTTCGCATCCCCAGCTCCCTCCATGTGATGTCTGCCAGGTATGCCTCCCTCTTGCCAATTTCTATACTCTGCAATTTCTATATGGTAGATACCCGCtaccatagaaatcaatataaataaCGAGGCTTTATCTTAACAGATTACAAATCAATAGCCTAATTAAGACGATCAATCGAGAAAGTTGACTTATTATTCTTGGATATTATGTTAAACTGCAAGAAGTTTTGCTATTCTTGTTGTCCCCTGCAAATACAGCAGATTACCAGAGTAGCTCATACGACAGACAAGGCTGGGGCTTGTTACAGTTTCCGGTTGTGGTTAATCCCAATtagctttttttatttgatagttGGAAAAAAGTATTCTTTTTCACTAAGCACtttgacaaaatattttcttcgaTTTTTGATCAAAGGAAgcagttgataaaatattgaattgcaAATTATGCTTGCAGGAAAGAAATGGGTATTTCTTCTGCTTAGAGGATAGAGTACTACTCTGCAAGCACTGCGACGTCACAACCCATACGGGAACTCCCTACGCATCACCCCACCAAAGATTTCTTATTGCAGGCCTTAAAGTCGCCCTTCAACCTTCAATCAACCACCACAACATGATTGGCTTCAACAGTGGAAATTCAAGCTCGCCAATGTCGAATAGTTCTTTCAGTTTCCCTGCTGACAATGAGAGCAGGGCTGCAATGACATTGGAAGTTGAGGCTGCATCCGCAGAGACTAGAGCCACCTTCTCAGATGAACATCACTTCGCAACCGGGCTTCGTTGGTCATTGGATGAGATATTTGACTTGAAGGATTTTAACTACTATGAGTTTTCTGAAGTTGGGTCATCAAGTACGCCAAATTGTACTAAAGACTAAAATGGTTCAAAACTTCTCGGAATTTCTCACTTCTTTTGCTTGTATGATTGTGCACAATCATGTTGAGTAATGCAGATTGGTTTAAGTTGTATAACAGTATGGCGTGTTTGTTCACTGACCACTGACCTGGCTTGCATCAAGCCGTGTGTATCAATCTTCTTTTTGCCTACTTTCGCTATATAGGAGCTTAGTTGACCACCAAAAGTTTCTTAGCTTCCTCAAATAGTCACGGTCACACTGCATACTGTTATACTGTATACTGTTGGGTTGAGCCTGGTCAGatgggtgagtttggatgttgaagtaagttgagttgagatgataaaatattattttttaatattattattattttgagatttgaaaaagttgaattgtttattatattttgtgttaagatttgaaaaagttgtaataatgagttaagatgagttgagatgagttgagaatagtTTATGTTCCAAACGCACCCATCCGAcctaataaaatttcattgtCTTTTCTTGTGTGTTTTTAATGAGGCTTGGGCACGCTTTTAGCCATTGAACCGATCCGACCTAACCGTAATTAGAGTTTATTAGCTAATGTGCTATATGGCCGCactatatttttcatctttcatctaatgaataaaataatccaCAGCTATGTAGATATAGATTTATtgttgaaccacgtaaatcttgtatTTGTCGGTGATTgatttcgtttttgttttcttttttctctcaccgTTCCTAACACATAcccaattttgttttattttcgtGTGCTAATGTTAAATCGAAAGGGTCAGGCAATCCTGCTAATTTCCATTTTCCGTGACTGATTTGGTCATACCCGCTATGATTGTGGAGGCCTCttattcaaaatctaataacTACTTAGTGATTTATGCACCGCACCATATTATAAATGATgcttaatgattatataaatgcTATTTTCGCCACTTGCATCATTACCACATACAATATTTTATCCAACATGATCCGTTGGTCATTAACTGcaatttctaattaaatatcATGCAATTAATCCACCCTTTAAGTTATTCTTTGATTAGAACGGGGAAGATGCATGTATCGATCTAAGGGCCAATTAACTTGATcatatgtttcaaaaaaaaaaattaacttgatCACATGCCTTTAAATATGCACTACACGTGAGCAAACAGTACATGATACATTGAGAtcataaacatattatatattttatatatatatatatatatatatatatatatatatatatatacagcggATTTGCCTGATGATCATCTGCTAGCTAGCTCatgttaaacaaaaatattatgtgtagCATGCTCGATTCTATAACTTGTAAGTACGTTATATACCCACCATGATTTGAGTTTTGATCAAGGCGACATGATCTCTTCCTAGTGACCATTTAATTAAAGAGGCGATTCGCCGATTCCTTTTGAATAAGTTACATGATCAATCGTCTTCCAAGCCATATATCGACAATGAATGAATGGTCCAAATCAACCAAGCATGTAGAAGATCTTGAGGATAATTTATTCCAATATGCCTGGGtcaaaatgagatatttttatacttGCTGTTGTTCTCAAGTTTGTGATTCTTTCCttatctcttccttttcttgttttctttaattatcttttgatcattcattttgggaaaatagtaaaaattagtGGATAATTAATAATTCTCATCTTCAAACTCTCCTTTCCCATGGATTGAATCTGAATATTcccatttataattaaataggATCAAGAATCACCAATATTATCGGGCTATATTtgactaaatatatatattttcacttCCTTTGTTATTTTCCTCCCCTAAACTTTGTGTTGACCATATTTCTATGTCTAAATTAGATTGTGAGCTTCACTTGGAAATTTGGACTCGAGAACTATAGTAGCCACATCTTTTcaacacattttttatatatgtgtgtgtggttttatattttatgtatgctcttctaaggccccgtttggatgttgagtttaatgaagatgagttgagtctttttataaatagtagtaagttgagatgattgagTGGGTTTTGTAGggtccacctaagatgagtttagatatgtttggatgttaagatgaatttagatatatttatggaaagttgaaaaaggttgtgggtcttgggcatgtaaagaggtgttgagttgaaaaatgttatagatCCCATGTGtgaagaggttttgagttgaatgATGTTGAGTGATTGAGAAAACCTTAGAACCAGTTGGGCTTATAACCTATAAATAACAGCCCTCCAATAGTTGGTTGCCACGTAGGCTACACAACTTAGTGATGGTGTGACCGCACTTCACCCAATTCCTCGCCATCCACTTCGCCCCTCTCGCACGAAAGCTCTTTGGTCACTTACAGTCCCGCTTCCTCTCGGCCATCTTTCCTTAAGTTGAAATTCCTTAAGTTAAGGCATTCAACGAGAAAATTAAGATACCATCTTTTCTAAAgcacaacatttttaaattcgGACCAAGAAAATTAACAATGAGTACCTTACATTATCATCTTCCCAAGTTTCGTCCATGCAATTTTCCATGAGAGAATCACACGATTTTCCGACAATAGACTTCCAAGTCTCGCAGCGAGCAGTGATTGTGAGAGGTGGATTTCGGTTGAAACCTGTTGACGTGGACTGGGAGGTGGCAGTGGAACAAGAACAACTATTGGGCGGCGGAGGAAAGAGATGGAAGAGATGAGCTTCAAATCGTGATGGTGAGGGCTGATTCGATGAAAGCGATGGTGAGTTTGGAATCAAATCGAGACACAATGAGGGGCTCTGGTGACCTAAGTTTGTGATTTGCTGTGGGTGCATCTATTCTCTATTTGGTATGATATCTGATGTGACAACTCATAATAGGACGGTTGTTTCTCTAATAAAAACAGCCGAACTACTCCAAAGCGGCTTTGTTAGTGATTTGGGAGTtggatatttagatgttagacttaatttaaaattagattgagcCGACTTGATCTCGAGATCTTCCAACATTCAAACTGGGCCTAAATATTCTGGCCCTTTATATATGCTTAATTGTTTGATCCTTTTGTCCATTCAACTTGAGATCACACACTTATACTTTGCTCAAATACATAGATATGCACACCCTCAAATTCTCAAGTACTTGAAACAAGTAGTAATTAAGCACCAAGAACCTCACGTTAAGATACAAGAGCAAAggaaaaattttggttgaaaGTACAAAACCAGTAAGTTCACTCCGATTATGAACGAAAACTTCTTGGCCAGAGCTTTTAGTGGGCACTGTGCCTGCCTGTATCGAGAAATTAACGTTAATGTTACTGCGTTTTTAGAAAACCACAAGGGCTGGGCCGACAGTACTGTTCCTTGTCTCTTAATATATTCGCATCCCCCAGATTATGCTGTGCAGTAGAAAGATCTCACAGACCTTGTCATTGAAGAGTCTTGTCATGTAGTGGAAGTTGTGATTGGTTAATTGGGATGATCATCTTCATCAAACACAACCCATACTTTGCTAATTTTGGTCTCCAGTGAACATGAGAAGAGAGTTGATGACAAACTGATATCGCCCTTTTTGCCTTCTTTTGCCGCCGTTGCCCCTTGTGGCTTCGTTGATTTTGCTAGCCCCAAGATAGGAGGTAGTGCCGATGAAGCAGTAGTCTTGCTCAACACATGAAAACTATAGGAATTGGCCGTTTGATCAACTTGTGGACAGCCCAAGCATTGTTCCAATGCCATAACATGCTCCATAGTGATGATTTGAACATATGGGTACTCCAAACTCTTGTTCTCAATAATCCATTTGCAGTTCTCATACAGATCGTGAAGCTCCTGACTTTGCTGGGAAGCCCTCTTAAGTATTTCACAGGCTAAAGCCCTCGCCGGCTTTGTTAAATCAAAGAACATGTTAACAAGAGCAGCGATGCCTTCACAAAAAGTCAAGTATAGCTGAAAGCTCTCTTTCAAGGTGTTGCTCATGGCTGCTTGAGCCAGGTTATCTGAAGGCAATATATCCAACGGTGAACAACTCAAGACTCTATCTATAAGTAGTTGACATTTTGGCAATTTTCGGAATACCACGTCGATTGACTTCTCTTCGTAGCATCGAAACTCGAAGCTGCCTTTAGACATAACAGGTTCGAGTTTTCCTGCTTGGTTGATGAGCCAACCCATCCTTTCTTCCAGATATGCTGCATAATTGTGCAGAAAACAAACTGAAGGGTCAGAATTCTTAGAAAACCAGCGGGTACTCATTTGGAGATGACCAGATATGTGTGCATCTCGTAGCTGTTGCTCAAAGCAACGGTTGCCTCCTCGTAGGAGGCGATGGATGAGGACAAGGGTCTTGAGGGCGACAAGGCGGTCTCTGGTTTTGCAAAGACGACGAGAAATTCGTTCAGCCAGAAAAGGAATGGATCCAGGGGAGTTAGAGACAAGGAAGAGAATCTCATGCATGTGTTTGTCGTCGATGGGGCCATTATCATGGCCAGTAGCGCGCAGGACTGCAATATCTATGTTGGAAAAGCCATCATAAGGGTTGTGTATCATAGCCTTGCCGATCGATGCATGATCCTTTACTAAGCCAAGAGCTAGCCGGAGCTTTCCCTGTATGTCTACCCTCATGatctttctaattttcttgTGTTCAGAAATGCGATGGGAACAACCTTAATTTGTGTGTAGAGAGCAGTACCTGGGCAACAAGAGCGCACTTATAATAGATTGAGGGGTTAGAGACAGATCAAAGAGTGACATGGAAATAAATTGACAAGGAATTAATGAAGAATCAAATCGTacattttaaaacatgacaGAGTAGCCTCGACTCtatcaaaaacaaaagagacTGACTGCATTATGGGAAAGAATGTTcgtttcaaacaaaaaaaatttacattagtCTTGATCATCAGGGCCTACAACTATCATTATTCTATGTGCTAGGAAGTATGCAAGTCAACGAGGACTGTAGAAATGAGCTGATTATACCGTTAAACGGATAATAACACATCGAAAAACCAccgaaaatttaaaaaaaaaaaaactaattatttttgttttattcagaGAAAGAAGATGAGGAGGGAGGCAGGACTTCAGTTTTGGTCATTGGCCACACCACCAGTACTAAAAAGCCTTGGATTCTCTTTGTACTCGATCTGATTAATGAATTGTGTTCATTAACATTTCCACTCCTTAAAAGGGTGAATTGATGGTTGAGTGTGGGAATTAGacaaataaaaaggaagaaaaaagagatcgAGGAGGGAATAAGAAAGAGTGCCTTACAAGCTAGCTAGCCTGCCTAACTTTGATGGAtatgaataaaaacaaacaagcaaaGAAAGAGTCAACGAGCGAGGCAAAAGTAATTATCATATTGTGGTGGGGCTGGGAACAAGAACCTCATTCTTCACGAATAGGAATAATATTCTCTCTTCTTATTCGTAACATCACCACCACATAAACAACGTTTTTGCTCTTCCTCTTGTATAAGGGAGATTGAAGTTCAATCCCCGGCCCCACGCTTAACTGGCATAGAGGGTAAAaaccagaaaaattaaaaaaaggtgcTTTGTCATATTCTATTCTATTCTATTATATCAAGCAATTATCCAAAATGTTTCTTGTATAACTAAGACTCTTAGTCTAAGAGTACTACAACTAGAGTCGGCATTAACAACAGAATCCTCTATCATGTCCATTCAACGTACAAACATATCAGGaaatgatcataaaaaataatattgtaataatattttatttaatttttaatttttatttcaactcatttcattacatctcatcttaactcactatccaaatagcACTTAGACTGTATTTGGTAAGTGAATCATAgatattcattactattcacaacagtccactactattcattaactatatatatatatatatatatatatatgagctttgctacttatcatctcacacaccatatttatttttatttttttttgttttattctttctaaactaattgaattcttctactcatcatccatacaccacatatttgatatggaaaaaaataaaaaaattaagtatagTGCATAATGTGgagataataaaaagaatttttcattaactatttattactttttcaatactattcaaatattatctcaacatctaaacaaatcatattaatttacgTATATATGCAACTTTTACTGGCAggaataaataacatgaataatgctagagctACTGCTGGCTCCCGCTGGGTTTTaacatatgtttttttatgtgtttttttaaatttttttatatagatttttttaacaattttaaatattttaaaaaaattaaaaaaattcacatcattaaaaaaatacttctttagtcacgaagtaaaataaaaaatcataaaaaatattttttattttacttcatgattaatgaagtattttttaatatattttttactttatgattaataaagtattttttaattatgttctaaatttattttatttttttaaatatttaaaagtgttaaaaattttatataaaaaataacttaaaaaaaatcacataaaaaaataaatactagaGTCAGCGGGAGCTTCAACGAGAGGACCAAGCGGTGGCTCTACCGTTGTCCAAATAACCATATGACTCAGTCATGCACGTACCACGCATGCATATCAATCGTATATATGCATTTTGATatagcactctcattggattaactaaaagttaaatccaataagtatttagctattagagagtaaaatatgctcacaataGATTAGCTAAATGGAATTTAGCTTcagtgactttcaaaattttttttaaatttgaaagttactgtacatacatcaaatacatattttattaattatttctctcttcctttctttctatcacatatttgatCACAattgttatattaatttgagttagtgatatattaatttaataagaatatgattaataattaatatataatacgtagaatagtaaaatatgataaaattaaaaaaattaaatatttttaaaattattagttattcattactatataatgaataaatatataatctaatgtggagattttatgtgaataatcaaaatcaaattcatcttatattattttattgttatataataaaaaaatagctattataatatagagatttatatgaatgaaatagttaaaagttaaatttatcttatattcataaaaaatgtcttttaactttgactaatctaatgagagtgctctaaggcAATAGTCTCAGACGCTTGCTTGCTCGGACTTGTCAGCTTCTGATTTGTGCATACAAGTGTAGTCGTAAATGATACTCTCTCTTTCTGATCTAGTTGGTTTATGATCTAGCTAGACATTCCTTGTGAGCAAAGAGCTTTATTacatacaatttttaaataaagattgtATCGTaagtctaattaattttatatttaaatttttttaaaattattataatatacttattaaaataatattttttttatttaataaaaaaattgcacaTACAATCTCCacactacaaataaaatttctcgtGAGCAAAACCCCAATTAAGTTACTGCGCAGCCCATTAAAGTGTATATATTGACTTTGGGATGCTGACTGGCTAGACGCAGAAATTAGGAAttgtaattgaaaaaatatataaaataaagaaaaaaaatttaaaactaaagtttattaataaaaaatcgaTAAATTAGTTCTAAAACTGACAAGTCAGGCTCAAATTGTTAAGAAAATTCGAGATTAAGagaatattttctaatttcctaTCATATTTGTGCTGATCTGCTTTCTCAAATTAATTCATGAACACTATCAATGTAGAATCTGTCGAGAGGTAGAGACTAGAGAGCATGGGCAAGGGAAAGTGTTGCGTAACTGGCTAGTGGCCAGAATGCGTAACGGGTACCAATAAGATAATTGacagatatattttttagaaagaaCTCTTACGTGTAAGGTTTTAGATAATAAGTTGatgtgagataaaaattaaaaattgaataagatattattaaaatattattttttaataataattattattttagaattaaaaaaattaaattatttattttattttatgtaaaaatttgtaataactgGTAAGTTTGGGGTgtgatgaaatataaaatttttattttatcttattttatcattatatatttt carries:
- the LOC109001381 gene encoding B-box zinc finger protein 23; translated protein: MKIKCDVCEKLEAEVLCCADEAVLCRGCDEKVHAANKLSQKHERVRLVKHPLSSSSSSSSHPQLPPCDVCQERNGYFFCLEDRVLLCKHCDVTTHTGTPYASPHQRFLIAGLKVALQPSINHHNMIGFNSGNSSSPMSNSSFSFPADNESRAAMTLEVEAASAETRATFSDEHHFATGLRWSLDEIFDLKDFNYYEFSEVGSSSTPNCTKD
- the LOC109001380 gene encoding putative clathrin assembly protein At1g33340, which produces MRVDIQGKLRLALGLVKDHASIGKAMIHNPYDGFSNIDIAVLRATGHDNGPIDDKHMHEILFLVSNSPGSIPFLAERISRRLCKTRDRLVALKTLVLIHRLLRGGNRCFEQQLRDAHISGHLQMSTRWFSKNSDPSVCFLHNYAAYLEERMGWLINQAGKLEPVMSKGSFEFRCYEEKSIDVVFRKLPKCQLLIDRVLSCSPLDILPSDNLAQAAMSNTLKESFQLYLTFCEGIAALVNMFFDLTKPARALACEILKRASQQSQELHDLYENCKWIIENKSLEYPYVQIITMEHVMALEQCLGCPQVDQTANSYSFHVLSKTTASSALPPILGLAKSTKPQGATAAKEGKKGDISLSSTLFSCSLETKISKVWVVFDEDDHPN